The stretch of DNA GTCACCACATCTACTACGAATATACTCGTGGAAGTAACTGGAAATGATTCTGGCGCAGTATCTGATACATTATCTGTGGTCGCATCTGCACTGCAGGGCTTGGGCTTTACTCTATACGATATGAAAACAGATAAGAAAAGCTCGGCCGACTCGTTAAAAGCAAGAAACATCCCACTTGATTCTAATTTAGTAAATCAAACTCTGGGGCTGAATCTGTCGTCTGCACAAATCTGCAACATGCTTCGAAAATGCAGACTGGATGCAGTAGCCAGAGGCAAAAAAATCTCTTGCACAATTCCAAGCTATCGCTTTGATATTTTTGGCCCAATGGATCTGGTTGAAGAAGTGGCACTGGGATATGGAATTCAAAACCTCGTCCCAACACTTCCATCATCTGTATCTGTTGGACAAAAAAGCATAACAACACTCAAGCTTGATCAGCTTGGACAGATCATGATTGGCCTGGGTTATACTGAGGCACTAAATTCGTCGCTTACAAGCAAGCAAATACTATACAATAACACAAAGCGTGACTCTGCAAAGCTAATCGAGGTTGCAGAATCAAAAAGCCAAGAGCACACCGTACTGCGCGACTCTATTCTGCCGGGACTGTTGGAAAACCTCTCAAAAAACATTCACGAGCAATATCCACAAAAATTATTTGAAACAGGAATCGTTTTTTCCGGAAATTCTCCAATCATAGAATCTATTTCGCTGGCATGTGTTTCTGCACACAAGGATTCTGGATATACTGAAATCAAGTCCGTGCTGAAATCTCTACTCAAGACAGACTCTAACATTGAATGCCGTACCAAGACTTCGGAAAATCCAATGTTTGCAAAGGGCAAGACTGCCAATGTTTTGGTAGGGGACAAAAAAGTAGGCATTGTGGGCGAGATCAGTCCTGAGGTGATTGAGAACTTTAAGATCCGTGTTCCAGTAAGCGGCTTTGAGTTGGTACTGTCTGATTTTATTCTGTAGATTCTGGGTCTGACTTAATATTTGAGAGAATTGCTACCGTTTTTGCCCTAACAAAGGCATACAGACGGACTAGAATGATATGATGCTTAAACATGATTTCTGGGTCCACCCAGGTATGCGACATGGGGCTACCCCGGTCACAGAGCATGTTTGAGGAAATAGGCTAAAGACCTGTGAGAACGTGTGAGTCAGTGCCGGGGTACATTATTCTAGCAAAAAAATATTAGATTTACAAAATCTGCTCATATTATGAATTATTGGCTGTGCAAGCAAGAGCCGTCCACCTACAACCTAGATTTGCTCCAAAAGGAAAAGACCGCTACCTGGGATGGCGTCCACAACAACTTGGCAATAAAACACATCAATTCGATGAAAAAAGGTGATCAGGCGTTTTTCTATCACAGCGGCGATGAAAAACAAATTGTTGGCATAATGGAAATAACATCCAATCCATATCCAAACCCAAAAGAAAAAAATCCGAGATTTGTTGTAGTTGATGTAAAATACAAAAAGCGACTGGAAAACCCAGTAACATTAGCACAGATCAAGACAAATCCAAAATTCAAAAACTGGGAGCTTTTACGAATATCGAGACTTTCTGTCATGCCAGTACCTACTCAGATCTGGAGTGAAATACTGAAAATTTCACAAAAATAGAAACTGGCAATAGGTTTATTGATATATCCCGGGGTGTATACTTTAATCATGGCAACAGCATATGTTTTGATAAACTGTGAACTGGGTTCAGAAGAAGCCATAATCAAGCAATTAAAGTCACTTGATGGCGTAAAAGAGGTTCACGGCACTTTTGGTGCATACGACATCTTGGCCAAAATCGAATCCCCAACAGTAGAGGCGTTACGTGAGACCATTACGTGGAAGATTCGAAAAATAGAGAAAATTCGATCTACATTAACCCTGATGGGTATTGAGGGTCAGTCTTAAACACTTACCTCTTTTTCTTGTGTCATGCTTTTACATTTCATATTCTTGGTTACCAAGGAAGACCTAGAGTTCAGGACCGAGGAATTTGAGTACATCCAGCAGATGGCGCAATTCTACAAAAAATGGATCAAAGACACATTTTCTTTAGATTATGATGTAAAATGCGACCAGATGATAGTGCCAAAGCAGAGCCTGATTCGAAGACTGGATACTGCAGTACTAGTAGAAGATCACAAGTCTCGCGACAAGGACACATTTCATTTCTATTTGGCAAACTTTAGGCCCATGTGGACTGACTGCACATGCGAAGGATACTATGCAGAAAATTTTGCAATGGTATTGTGGGTCAAGCCAAAAGAAGACGAGTTTTTGTTGATGTGTCAGAAAAACTGCACCGTAGTGTCGCATGAGCTAGCACACGAATTGTTGCGCCAAAAAAAATTCAAAAAGCAATATGAGGTGGTGCATGACGTCTGGTCAAAGCACCTCTTCAAGGATTTAGCATTTGAGCAATACGGAAAAAACTTTGAGCGCAATGCATCACAACCATACTTTATGACACTTGATGCATCCGAGCTTCGGTCATAATATAATCACCCGCTCTTTTAATCCGTCCTGATTTGAAATAATATCATGCTGGTTTGCAGGGGATATTGCAAGACAAAATACAAGGAATGCCTGGGTGAGTTTTCACTAAAATACAACGGGCAGAAAAGATGCGGAATATGCGATGTCTACCTGAAAACCCAGGAGATAAAATGTCCATGTTGCAAGTCTGTCTTACATGTGAGGCCAAGACACTCGCGTGCCAAGAGAAAATACTATGAAAGCAAAAACATCCAGTGGATCTAGCTGCACTTGGTCACAGAATAGATTCTGTTCTCAAAGTTTGCAGTCTTGATTTCAAGTCTGTTTTCGGCGTCTGACTTTCTTGACTTGCTGAGCCTTTCTAGCTCGACTAGGGAATCGCCCTTGAAGCCAACTGATGTGCCAAAGATTGCATCAGTCAGCATTGTTCCGTGGTCACCCTTTTTGACGTCATCTACTATGCCGTAAAACTTGATTGCTTCTCTTTTTTGAACTGGAGTTCCGGTGGACTTGTTAAATGCAACTGCAATGTACATGCCGTTGTTTTTGACTGCTACTGGAACCTTGTGGTTTTTGCCAGAGGCACCAGGAATTGTTTCGTTGATCAAAATATCGCATTTATGATACATGCTTGCTACGTATGCATAAAATCTAAAGTCGGCAAACTTGCCGGCGTCATCACTTTCGCAGTCGATAAAAATTCGGTGCAACATGACAAGAGCGGTGTCATTCATGCTTTGAAGTCTATCGTCAAGACGACCTCGCTCTAAAAGATTTGAACCGCATTCTTTGGCAATTTTTTTCAAAATAAAATCAGGCAGATTATAGTTTTTCAGGGCAGCAATGTACGAGCCTGCTTGCGACATGCCGAAGCTTGGAAATCCTTTATTGACCATGCAGATGGACTCCTTTGGAAATAATACAATGAATCATGCCCCGTACCTACATGGTAAAGCTGCTTTTTGCTTATAACTGTTAGGAATAACTAAATTTTCAAACAAAAAAAGCCTGATACGATTTATAACTAATTGACAGGGAATTATTAATTCGTGGAAATAGAGACGACACCAAAGCTCGTAACTGCTGTCTATGAAAAACTAGAACAAAACATTTCCAAATTTAGAAATGTTGTCAATCGCCCACTTACATTGTCTGAAAAAATTCTTGTAGGTCACTTGGCGGAATTTGATGGAAAAGAGCCAGAGCGAGGAAAGAGCTATGTCTTTTTGAAACCCGACAGAGTAGCACTGCAAGACGTTACGGGGCAAACCGTGATGCTGGAATTCATGCAGGCAGGACTAAAACAAGTCGCACTGCCAACCACAGTCCACTGTGATCATCTGATTCAGGCAAAGATCGGTGCAAAAGAAGACACCAAGCTTGCAATTTATGAAAATAATGAGGTTTACACGTTCTTGGAATCTGCTGCCAAAAAATACGGCGCGGGATTCTGGAAGCCAGGCGCCGGCATCATACACCAAGTGGTGCTGGAAAACTATGCGTTTCCGGGAGGACTGATGATTGGGACCGACTCACACACGCCAAACGCAGGAGGCCTTGGAATGGTGGCAGTAGGGGTTGGCGGAATGGACGCAGCAGAAGTCATGGCGGGAATGCCTTGGGAGTTGCTATATCCAAAAAGAATAGGGGTATACCTTACGGGACAGATGAGTGGGTGGACTGCGCCAAAAGACATCATACTCTATGTTGCAGGCCAGCTAACCGTATCGGGTGGAACTAATGCAATTATCGAATATTTCGGCCCAGGTGCCAAGACAATAAGCTGCACTGGCAAGGCAACCATAACAAACATGGGTGCAGAAATTGGTGCAACATGCTCTATTTTTGAATATGATGAAAAGATGGCTAACTATCTGCGAGCTACCGGCCGCGGACAGCTTGCAGAAATTGCAAATCAGCACAAGGATATACTAACAGAAGACGAAGATGTGGTGAAAAATCCTGGCAAATATTTTGACAAGGTAATAACAATTGATCTCTCAAAACTAGAGCCGCACATTGTTGGCCCACACACGCCTGACTTGGCAAGACCAATTTCCAAGCTGGCAGATGATGTCAAAAAGAACAATTATGTTGATGGCATTTCTGTTGCGTTAATTGGTAGCTGTACAAACTCATCATATGAGGACATGTCCCGTGCAGCGTCTGTTGCAAAGCAGGCAAAACAAAAAGGAATAAAATCAAAGATTCCATTATTAGTGACACCTGGCTCTGAGCAAGTCCGCGCAACAATAGAGCGCGACGGACAAATGCAAATGCTAGATGATATTGGCGCAACTGTACTGGCAAACGCATGCGGTCCATGCATCGGCCAGTGGAGCAGACCTGAGCTCAAAAACGACAATCCAAATACTATAATCACTTCGTTTAACCGAAATTTCCCTGGACGCAACGATGGAAAACGAAACACAATGAATTTCATTGGAAGTCCTGAGCTGATAATTGCATTATCACTTGGCGGAAGACTATCGTTCAACCCAATTACTGATGAGCTAACAGCACAAGACGGAACAAAATTCAAGCTGGCACCGCCAGAAATCGCACCAGATGTCCCAAAAGACGGGTTCAAGGCTGGAGTGGATGTTTATGTTGGACCGTCGCAAAACCCAGACTCCGTTAGTGTGATAATTGATCCGAGCAGCTCAAGACTGCAGAAACTAGAGCCATTTGCTCCGTGGGACGGCAAGGACTATATCGACTTACCAATAATGGTCAAGGCAAAGGGCAAGTGCACAACTGATCACATTTCCCCCGCAGGAGCCTGGCTATCGTATCGGGGACACCTAGACAAGCTGAGTGACAACCTGCTTTTGGGCGCAGTAAACGCATTTTCTGGCGAGGTGGGCAAGGGCAAAAACGCACTAGATAATACTATAGAGTCTTTTCCAAGCATTGCAAGAAAATACAAGGCTAAAGGCCTCAAGTGGGTAATAATCGGCGACACCAACTATGGGGAAGGAAGCAGTAGAGAACATGCGGCACTGACTCCGAGGTTTTTGGGATGTGGTGCAGTAATCGCAAAATCATTTGCAAGAATCCACGAGACAAACCTCAAAAAACAAGGACTGCTTGCATTGACATTTTCAAATCCTACTGATTATGACAAAATTCAGGAAACAGACAGACTGAGTCTGGTGGACTTGGGCCAGCTAGAGCAGGGAAAACCAATACGATGCATAATTACACACGCAGACGGAAAGAAAGAAGAGATTTCCCTGTCGCACACATTCAACTCTTCGCAGATTGAATGGTTCAGACAGGGCTCCGCGCTAAACGTTTTACGAAATAAATCAAGATAACGTGGGGCCGACCGGAGTTGAACCGGCGATCTACAGGTCACTGCAGCTCCAAACTCACATCATCTTGTGAAATCAGTTTGGATTGTATTACTTCTGGAGCCTCTAGCGATGACTTTGTCAATCATAGTCGCCTTGCCAGGCTGGGCTACGACCCCACGAATTACACAAATCCAGACTTGGATTTATTCTAACTGGTGCCGTCAAAAAATTAGATTTATTATAAATTCAAAAATTCACTGTGTATGGCAAAGCCTATTCTCATCATTGGTGCGTCAATTCCCGTGATTTTTGCCATTTTGATTGCAATCCCGATGATTATGAATCCGCAGATTCCGTTTTCTGCGGCGAATGCTGACGATAAAATCAACATAGAACTGATAAAATATGATCTCAAAAAAATCTCACTTGGGGTAACTGACAGGCTTGCGCCCCAAAAATCCGAAATCCTGACCATATCTGATGATGGCGCGCTTAGGTATACTCTGACCGTACCGGATGTTACGCCCGTGGAGAAAACCATGATCTTGCCAGAGGGGAACGTAACTAAGCTCACTGCACTGGTAAAAGAGACTGGCTTTATGCAATTGCCAATTGACAACATTTCTGCAGACGAATCGCAAACCGAATTTACAAAATTCTCACTCAAAGTAACGCTAAACGGCAAAACAAAGCATATCCAGTGGGCAGAACAAAATGCGACATCTACATTTGTTCCGCCTCTGATATCAAATGTGGAGCTAGAACTTGAAAAGCTCATAGATTACGCAAAACAGAATTGAGCACAATCAACTACACTCCTGTCAGCAAGCCGTTTTTGGTTACCGGTGTTATCTTGTCGTTTATTGGAACCGGAATTGGCTCTGTCTGGATGCTTGGCTTTTTTGGAATCGCAATGCCAGAACAGATAACGCCTATCTTTTCAGTGCACAGAATTTTCCAGCTAAACGGCTTTGTCACACTGATGATAATGGGAATTGGCTACATGATAATACCTAGAATGCGAAACGAGCTTACACCGTCTAACAAACTTGCCAAGATATCGTATCTCTTTGTTGTATTCTCAATAGCAGTTGACTTTGCTGGCAGTGTCATGTCTGGCGATTATTCTGATGTTGCGACAATGCTGAGACTGATTGGCGTTTCTATTTTTGGAGGGCTGATGTTTTACACGCTGCGCATTCTGCCAAAACTACTGCGGGAATCTGACTATTTTATTGCAATTTCGATTTCACTGCTTGTCGCATCTCAGGTAATGTCGCTATTTGATGTGCATCAAAATGTTCTAATTCAAAAACAAATGTGGCTGTTTTTCCCAATCTTGATGATATTTGCAATCCAATACAAGACCCTACCTTCATTTTTGGGCTTTATTCGGCCAAAAAGGAGGATAGTTGTAGTATCTGTTGGCTTGGCAATTGTCTCTGGCGCATTTGCGTTAGCATCTGGAATCTTTCCATCCATGATTCTCGATGTTGCATTTAACATATCTTTGATAGCAACAGTGTCGTGTTTCGTGTTGTCTTTGTATGTTTTTGGAGGGTTTGATGACACCGAGATTCTCAAGCTGATATCTGGTGAGAAAAAGAAAAGATACCACACAATAATTCTACACTCAAGAATTGCATACGGATTTTTGCTTGCAGGGCTGCTTCTGGGCACAATTCATGCTATGCATCTGACGAACTTTGCGCTGTATGATCTGACAATACACTATATTGCAATCGGCTTTATTGGCATAACAATAATGCTGTATTTGCCGATTATGATTCCGCCAATACTTGAAAAATCAATTAGGTTTTTGGACTTTAATCACATTCCATTGATCTTGATAATATCGGCAATTGCAATTAGAACAATTGGCGATGTGATTGTGAGTGCTGGGTCTTTTCCTCAGCCTTTTGTAATATTTGGGATATCGGGATTTGTAATACTTGCAGGAATGTTTTTGTTTGTGAGAATGATTCATCGCGCAATGAAAAACACCAACTCTGAATTGTCTATTGTGTGATTTTTGGGTCGATTGTGTCGCGTATTATAAATATGCAAATTCAACCATTTCCTCTATGATTCCACTTTCCGGCGACCTACCTAGCGCAAAGGGAAAAGTAAGTGAGCGAGTAGGTGCGTTTTCTACGGTACGCGGAACATCCACACTCAAGCGCGGATTTGCTCACATGCTAAAAAATGGTGTAGTCATGGATGTCACAACAGTAGAGCAGGCCCAAATAGCAGAAGAAGCAGGAGCCGTCTCTGTAATGGTTTTAGACAAATTACCATCCGATGTGCGAAAGGCAGGTGGAGTTGCAAGAACTGCAAGCATACGAGTAATTGAGGAAATAATGGATGCAGTAACAATTCCTGTCATGGCAAAGTGTAGAATAGGCCATGTCTATGAGGCTCGCGTACTAGAAGAGACAAACGTGGACATGATTGATGAATCCGAAGTCCTAACCCCAGCAGACGAAACCCATCATATCTGGAAATGGGACTTTACAACTCCATTTGTCAATGGTGCAAGATCTCTTGCAGAAGCATTGCGAAGAATAGAGGAAGGTGCTGCAATGATTAGGACCAAAGGTGAGCCGGGAACTGGAAATGTTGCAGAAGCAGTAACACACATCAAAAAAGTAAATGATGAATTACGATTAATTAAATCAGTTTATGATTCTGGGGATCACCAGGACTTGGTCAGAATTGCAAGAGAATTCAAAGTATCATATGATCTGGTGGAGCAAACTGCTAGAGTTGGCAGATTACCTGTTGTGAATTTTGCGGCAGGCGGAATTGCAACACCAGCAGATGCGGCATATTTGATGTCACTTGGATGCGATGGAATCTTTGTTGGCTCTGGCATATTCAAGGCAGAGGATGCCAAAGAACGAGCGCGAGCAATCGTATTGGCTACTACATTCTGGGAAGATGCGGACAAGGTCAAAGAAGCCCAGAGAATGATAGATGAGCGACAATCAATGCTAGGCCTTGATGTAAAGAATTTGGAACTACGAATGCAAGAACGTGGTAGCACGGCATGAGCGTAAACATTGGCGTTTTAGGAATGCAAGGAGATGTTGCAGAAAACATTGCTGCAACTCGTGCAGCCCTTGGACGAGCAGGAATCAAAGGTATTGTGCGACAAGTAAAGACACCATCGGAGATTTCAAAACTGGACGCATTGATCTTGCCAGGGGGCGAGAGCACCATGATGGGCCAAATGTCTCTGGTCAATGGTGCAATCAAGACAATCAAGGACAAAATCCAAAAAGGAATGCCTGTCTTTGGAATATGCGCAGGCCTGATTTTGCTTTCAAAAAATGCCAAGGACAGAGTTGTTGGCAAAATGGACCAGCCATTATTGGAATTATTAGATGTGCGAGTGGAGAGAAACTCGTTTGGACGACAACGCGACTCATTTGAGGCGGAAATATCTGCACAACCAATAGGAATTCCAAAATCCCGCGGTGTGTTTATTCGCGCCCCATCAATTGAAGGAATTGGCAAGGACGTTCAGACAATATCAAAATTCAATGAAAAAGTGGTTGCAGTAAAACAAGGAAACATCTTGGGCGTTGCATTTCATCCGGAGCTGACCGGCGATGTTTCATGGCATCGATACTTTGTATCGATGATAAAACCGCAAATCAAGAGCAACCAAAAACCACAAAATCAAAAACCAAAACAGCAAAACAACTCAAAGCCTAAACCACAAAACAACAAAAAATAATCTCATCGATAATATTGTTCTGGATTTTGTAGTGTATCATTGGATGATCAGCTGTTACAAATAAGAAGAGCATTTGGAGTTCTCTTTGTTTTGGTGTCAGTTGCAGTATCTGTCGCATCTACACTTAGCCTGATGATTTCACTGCAGAACTATCCCATGTTTTGGTATATTATAGTGTGGATTGCCTCATTTGGCATTCCTTTTGGTGCGTATTTTGCAAAATCTCGGGCAAAACTGATGAGGATTCGACAGAGAATGAAAAACAGCGTCAGCTGGCCTACTCCAGTCAAGGCAGTAAACGGCCTATGCTGGGCTTTGCCATTTGCGTTAATTGCAGCGTTTCCATCAATGATTCAATATTTGATATTGTTTGGTATTGGCCTTGGCAATCTTTCTACGTACATTTTCATGCGACGATTTAGTGGATTGGCAAACAACGAGCAACTGATGGTAGGTGCTGTATCGCTGGCATTTGTTGCAGTTGCAGTGCAAATTGATAATACGATATTTTTGGATAATCAGCCATTTGCGGTGTTTTTGTCTAGGATACTAATTGCAATATCATATGCACTGGGTGGAATTTTTGCATTGTTGTCTAGGAAATAACTGTAAAACAAATAATGTCTGAAAACTCTACTGAATTCTATGCATTGGAATCAAATCCTTTGCAAACTGTTTGAGTGATTCTGGGATTTCTATCGTTATGGTGTCCTTGAGTGACAACCCTTTTGATTTCTTTTCATTCCAAACTTTGGAATTGAATTCTTCAATTTCCTTTGTGTACTGACTCATGTCTACAAAGCCTTCTGAATTTGGGCGTTTTTGTTTGTGGATTGTTTCTTTAGAGTATAGTTCCTGCCAGAGATGATCCGTGATAAATGGCGAAATTGGCGCAAGCAAGAGCAGTATTGTGGATAAAACCTTGTGCAAGGTGTAGATTGCAGCGTTTTTCTCTGCCTCTGTAAAGCCTTCTCCATATGCACGCGCCTTTACCATCTCAATATAGTGGGCTGCAAACAAATTCCAGGTGAACTCGCGAATTGATATTGCAGG from Candidatus Nitrosotenuis aquarius encodes:
- the pheT gene encoding phenylalanine--tRNA ligase subunit beta, translating into MPVVTLYLSRLQKLVGKTNKNKIIDALPFLGLDIEEQTDQYIRVEYSPNRPDYATDVGIATGLQGLLGIKKGIAKLAIKKADKNYSIKTDPAVKKIRPYVLGLIARGGKLDDEIIRQLIALQEDLHFGVGRRRKKASIGIHNLDAVKLPLLYTVKSRDHKFVPLATDKKVSVSQILDTMDAGKEYSPILGNASGVPMILDAQQNTISFPPIINSALTTVTTSTTNILVEVTGNDSGAVSDTLSVVASALQGLGFTLYDMKTDKKSSADSLKARNIPLDSNLVNQTLGLNLSSAQICNMLRKCRLDAVARGKKISCTIPSYRFDIFGPMDLVEEVALGYGIQNLVPTLPSSVSVGQKSITTLKLDQLGQIMIGLGYTEALNSSLTSKQILYNNTKRDSAKLIEVAESKSQEHTVLRDSILPGLLENLSKNIHEQYPQKLFETGIVFSGNSPIIESISLACVSAHKDSGYTEIKSVLKSLLKTDSNIECRTKTSENPMFAKGKTANVLVGDKKVGIVGEISPEVIENFKIRVPVSGFELVLSDFIL
- a CDS encoding EVE domain-containing protein, which encodes MMNYWLCKQEPSTYNLDLLQKEKTATWDGVHNNLAIKHINSMKKGDQAFFYHSGDEKQIVGIMEITSNPYPNPKEKNPRFVVVDVKYKKRLENPVTLAQIKTNPKFKNWELLRISRLSVMPVPTQIWSEILKISQK
- a CDS encoding Lrp/AsnC family transcriptional regulator — its product is MATAYVLINCELGSEEAIIKQLKSLDGVKEVHGTFGAYDILAKIESPTVEALRETITWKIRKIEKIRSTLTLMGIEGQS
- a CDS encoding aconitate hydratase; translated protein: MEIETTPKLVTAVYEKLEQNISKFRNVVNRPLTLSEKILVGHLAEFDGKEPERGKSYVFLKPDRVALQDVTGQTVMLEFMQAGLKQVALPTTVHCDHLIQAKIGAKEDTKLAIYENNEVYTFLESAAKKYGAGFWKPGAGIIHQVVLENYAFPGGLMIGTDSHTPNAGGLGMVAVGVGGMDAAEVMAGMPWELLYPKRIGVYLTGQMSGWTAPKDIILYVAGQLTVSGGTNAIIEYFGPGAKTISCTGKATITNMGAEIGATCSIFEYDEKMANYLRATGRGQLAEIANQHKDILTEDEDVVKNPGKYFDKVITIDLSKLEPHIVGPHTPDLARPISKLADDVKKNNYVDGISVALIGSCTNSSYEDMSRAASVAKQAKQKGIKSKIPLLVTPGSEQVRATIERDGQMQMLDDIGATVLANACGPCIGQWSRPELKNDNPNTIITSFNRNFPGRNDGKRNTMNFIGSPELIIALSLGGRLSFNPITDELTAQDGTKFKLAPPEIAPDVPKDGFKAGVDVYVGPSQNPDSVSVIIDPSSSRLQKLEPFAPWDGKDYIDLPIMVKAKGKCTTDHISPAGAWLSYRGHLDKLSDNLLLGAVNAFSGEVGKGKNALDNTIESFPSIARKYKAKGLKWVIIGDTNYGEGSSREHAALTPRFLGCGAVIAKSFARIHETNLKKQGLLALTFSNPTDYDKIQETDRLSLVDLGQLEQGKPIRCIITHADGKKEEISLSHTFNSSQIEWFRQGSALNVLRNKSR
- the pdxS gene encoding pyridoxal 5'-phosphate synthase lyase subunit PdxS; this encodes MIPLSGDLPSAKGKVSERVGAFSTVRGTSTLKRGFAHMLKNGVVMDVTTVEQAQIAEEAGAVSVMVLDKLPSDVRKAGGVARTASIRVIEEIMDAVTIPVMAKCRIGHVYEARVLEETNVDMIDESEVLTPADETHHIWKWDFTTPFVNGARSLAEALRRIEEGAAMIRTKGEPGTGNVAEAVTHIKKVNDELRLIKSVYDSGDHQDLVRIAREFKVSYDLVEQTARVGRLPVVNFAAGGIATPADAAYLMSLGCDGIFVGSGIFKAEDAKERARAIVLATTFWEDADKVKEAQRMIDERQSMLGLDVKNLELRMQERGSTA
- the pdxT gene encoding pyridoxal 5'-phosphate synthase glutaminase subunit PdxT, which translates into the protein MSVNIGVLGMQGDVAENIAATRAALGRAGIKGIVRQVKTPSEISKLDALILPGGESTMMGQMSLVNGAIKTIKDKIQKGMPVFGICAGLILLSKNAKDRVVGKMDQPLLELLDVRVERNSFGRQRDSFEAEISAQPIGIPKSRGVFIRAPSIEGIGKDVQTISKFNEKVVAVKQGNILGVAFHPELTGDVSWHRYFVSMIKPQIKSNQKPQNQKPKQQNNSKPKPQNNKK